In the genome of Candidatus Nitrosotalea sinensis, the window CGTGAGAGATAAGAACCAAACAATCCCAAATACCAATTCATTCTTCCATCACGTTCTATTCTTGCGACTCTTGAAGAAAAGTTGACTGCTGTTTCTTCCATTGCTTGTAGTGTAACTAGATCAAATTGGCTATTAGGGCTGATAGAAGCATCAAGCAATTCAAGATATGCTTGTTGTTTCTGTGATTGAGGTGCATAAATTTCCTGAACAATCGAGGCCTTGCTATTTTCTTCTGCTACAATGATATTTCTTGAGATAGTAGATGATTGGTCAAGAGATAATGAAGATACGATATGTATTGTTTGTTCTAAAACAAAATTCTTTGGAATGTAGACAAATATTCCAGAATTGAAAAAGGCATTGTTTAATGCAATATACTTGTCTCTTTTGGAATCAGTTTGATCAAAGGATTTTTTTATTTTATCACCATGATTTTTGATAGCATCTTGAATTGAGCAAATTACAAGGCCCTTGTCTTTTAGCTCAGATGGGATGTGTATCTGATGTATGTTTGTGCCGACCTGAACTATATTTGGAGTATTTCCAATTTCTCCGAGCCTATCTTTTACAAAGTCAGGAATTGTACTATCAGAACTTAGATTGAATGTTATCTGCTCTGGATCCATTTTGTTTGCATCAGTGTATTTGTTGTAGAGTGGTGAAACCTCCTGAGGAAGTTGTTCAAAGACAGCAAATGCATTTTTTCGATATTCTCGTAACCATTCAGGATCGTTATTTGCTTCTGAAATTTCTTCTATGTGTCCAGGACCAAGTTTAGAGAGTACAAAAGGCAACATTTTACATCACAAATTGACACAATCGGAACTAACCGACTGAGCCGTCCATTTCCATTTTAATCAATCTGTTGAGCTCTACTGCATATTCCATTGGGAGCTCTTTTGTGAATGGTTCGATGAATCCATTTACAATCAAGGTCAGTGCCTCTTCTTCAGTGAATCCTCGTGTCATCAAATAAAAGATCTGCTCATCACCTATTTTTCCTACAGTAGCTTCATGTGTTACTGTGGCATCTTCTTGATTTATCTCCATGTATGGATACGTGTCAGTTTTTGAAATATCGTCAAGTAATAATGCATCACATCTGACTGATGCTTTTACATCTGTTGCACCTTTTGCAACATGTAAGAGGCCTCGGTATGTTGTTCTACCATCACTTTTACTAACAGATTTTGATGTGATTCTAGATGTGGTATTTGGTGCAAGATGAACCATTTTTGCTCCAGTATCTTGATGTTGGTTTTTACCTGCAAAAGCAATAGAGAGTGTTTCACCATGTGCACGAGGTCCCATAAGATAGATACCAGGATATTTCATTGTGAGTTTACTTCCAATGTTTCCATCAATCCATTCTACACGTGCACCCTCGTATGCATATGCTCTCTTTGTAACTAGATTGTATACATCATTGCTCCAATTTTGTATGGTAGTGTATCTCAGCTTGGCTCCTTTGAGTGCAATCAGTTCTACAACTGCAGAGTGTAAAGACTCTGAAGAATAGACAGGAGCAGTACAGCCTTCAATATAATGTACTTCTGCACCTTCATCTGCAATTATCAGTGTTCTTTCAAATTGACCAATATTTTCTTTGTTTATTCTAAAGTAAGCTTGGAGTGGCAAGTCTACTTTGACACCTTTTGGAACGTAGATGAATGAACCTCCACTCCATACTGCGCTATTTAGTGCTGCAAACTTGTTATCCTCAGGAGGAATTACTTTACCAAAATATTTCTTGAAAATTTCAGGCTGTTCTTTTAATGCAGTATCAGTATCCAAGAACAAGACGCCTTGTTTTGCAAGATCTTCACGTAAGCTGTGATATACCACTTCAGATTCGTATTGGGCACCTACACCTGCAAGGAAT includes:
- the sufB gene encoding Fe-S cluster assembly protein SufB — translated: MTSENLNMDYSKYDFKDSTEMYVYTSKKGLSREVVEEISKMKGEPQWMLDFRLRSYDIFMKKPMPNWGGSLGQIDFNNIYYYAKASEKTEKDWDNVPSEVKATFDKLGIPEAEKKFLAGVGAQYESEVVYHSLREDLAKQGVLFLDTDTALKEQPEIFKKYFGKVIPPEDNKFAALNSAVWSGGSFIYVPKGVKVDLPLQAYFRINKENIGQFERTLIIADEGAEVHYIEGCTAPVYSSESLHSAVVELIALKGAKLRYTTIQNWSNDVYNLVTKRAYAYEGARVEWIDGNIGSKLTMKYPGIYLMGPRAHGETLSIAFAGKNQHQDTGAKMVHLAPNTTSRITSKSVSKSDGRTTYRGLLHVAKGATDVKASVRCDALLLDDISKTDTYPYMEINQEDATVTHEATVGKIGDEQIFYLMTRGFTEEEALTLIVNGFIEPFTKELPMEYAVELNRLIKMEMDGSVG
- the sufD gene encoding Fe-S cluster assembly protein SufD produces the protein MLPFVLSKLGPGHIEEISEANNDPEWLREYRKNAFAVFEQLPQEVSPLYNKYTDANKMDPEQITFNLSSDSTIPDFVKDRLGEIGNTPNIVQVGTNIHQIHIPSELKDKGLVICSIQDAIKNHGDKIKKSFDQTDSKRDKYIALNNAFFNSGIFVYIPKNFVLEQTIHIVSSLSLDQSSTISRNIIVAEENSKASIVQEIYAPQSQKQQAYLELLDASISPNSQFDLVTLQAMEETAVNFSSRVARIERDGRMNWYLGLFGSYLSRYKVDNFLNGEGATAQDTEVVFGNKNQSYDLSSNLIHTAPSTIGRVLEKSVLKDTSKSLFKGMIRIEKNARHSESYLSGHSILLDKGAKSDSIPGLEILTNDVKATHSASVAQMDEEQIFYLATRCLNKSDAQKIIVEGFLEPLSRKMSYQIRAWISYLIDSKWAGRNLTIKTDEQLKAMLEVEETRYRETDTFESHYKYR